The genomic window TACAAGCTCTTTACAAATCTTCCACCCATCAACTTTTTCTTTTTGCCTCCTACAATCCAGCAATTTCTCAGAGCTGTATCACTTCATCATCCAACATTCAAATAATTTACCAGCTACAAGCTTCAATATGGCCCAAACACCAGTTAAACCCAACATATTTTCAAATATCTCAGCGGCACCTAAAATGCCATCAGTGGTAACGAAACAATACACAAGCTCAGGCTCATAATATATGGAGACATCCAGATTCAGAGATCGAAGTCCTGATACCCAAACCACTGGCCAAATCATTACCATAAACTGGCAAATAGAGCACCATATCTTACGAATCAGACTTGCGTACCTTAAAATATCCAGCGAGGTACCACTAATTGCCCTTCCACATTTCAATCTCTACGATTAAGATAAGCAATTGACAGAAGAAGGGATATACTCTTCATAACAGTCTCCACTATGGTATCACCATTGTAGCTACAAACAGTAAAGGGGCACAAGATATGACCTTGACGGTGAACCACATTCTAAATCCAACCACAACAACTAAATATTCAGCATCCATTAAAAACACAGCCTTTAAGCTTTTACCTtttcttcattaaaaaaaaaaaaaaaaaaaaaagattgtgaaATCAGCATTCTAAAGAGATCCAGTCTCAACACAACACATGCCCAATCAAACTACAACATTAAATCAAAAAGGGCaacacaaaaggaaaaaaaaaaagtctcaTTCCAAAAACTTAAAAGCAAATACATATTACAATAAACCAACTATAGCAGATCCATAATCCCACAAAATCCTGCCTGCCGAGGCCCGAATTAACCAGAGCCACATAAGCCATAACGCTTAAAATACATCCACTAGCATCGCCACTAACAACAAAAATAACAACAAAGCAGTAGAAACAGGGGAAGTGATCATAGGCATGGCAtggaatatatataaaaaaaaaagggggatctttttttttttttttttttggtttttggaGTTCATCTCCGGCAGCGGGTAATGGCAGAGCAGCCGCGATGGTAGGGGTGGACGGGGCCGCGGGCGCGGTAACAGTTGTGGGTGTAGTAGGAGCGGCCGGAGCGAGGAGGACACGGCACCCGGTTGGCCGACAGCGCCCCGTAGGAGATGTAGTACTGGATCCGGCGCCAGAACAGAGCCCTCCTGTTATCCTTCGCGTCCTCATCTAGCTCTCCTTCGTCTCCCTCATAGCCGAAAGGATAGGAGGAAGAAGAGTAGAGGGAGGTGGTGGTCGGCCATTCCATTGCATCCGTCATCAGCTGCAAGCTACTGTCATCCATCTCCGCTTCCACATTCTGACTAGGAGAGAAGACGAGGACGACGACGAGGAGAGAGAAGCAGAGGAGGGTTGGCAGAGCCATTGGAGGAGAGTGGAGGTGCTCGGTGGGGATGAAAGGGAGAGAGATGCTCACATGCACATGTTTTAATGTGTGTGGAGTTCCGAGGGAGGGACAGATTACAGCTGGGAGAACAGTGGGTTCTGAATCAGCTGTTTGTTATGTTGAATCTTATGATGCTGTTTGGTGACGTGGCTTGATTCTATTGGTTGGTGGCAAATCTGAAGCTAAAGATACGCAAGGAGAAATACTTTATGCACCGGGGCGGTGGAGAAAATCTGAGACGGAACGTACTGCAGGAGCCGTTTAAACCGTACagcataattaataataaaataaatatttgatataatttatttttttaaaaaaatataaaataaaaaaaaatattatttttttatattttatataatttttttctgaaaatatatattattttaaataatatatattattttttatatttttatataatattatatttattattattttgaaatcGTAAAAGACGTTACGAAATCATGTACATtgttcaaaatattatatatatatatatataatttaaaatattatatatatattatttaaaatattatatatattaataaaaaattataaaatatattaaaaaattataataattaataaaatataatataaaatataaaaaattatatatattatttacaatatcatgtatatttacagaaaataatataagatattaaaaaaaatatattatttttttaaattcaaccgAAGATGAAGGTAttgtcatcaaaaaaaattataaaaaatattaaatatttattatattattaattatgccATGTGGCTTAATATATTTGGATGGTATGCATTTGCTGCTCCAGAGGGCAGTGCATTGAGAATTCCTCCATGGACAATGGACAATAATTGGGCGTGTGCAGATGAGGTGAATAAGGTTTGCTGTTTGAGATGATGCAGCAGATTGGATCGGAGGGGAACGCGACATCGGGCAACGTGCCCCTCGATTCCGGACAGTACTGCTATCTTACAGAGG from Elaeis guineensis isolate ETL-2024a chromosome 9, EG11, whole genome shotgun sequence includes these protein-coding regions:
- the LOC105051946 gene encoding protein RALF-like 34; its protein translation is MALPTLLCFSLLVVVLVFSPSQNVEAEMDDSSLQLMTDAMEWPTTTSLYSSSSYPFGYEGDEGELDEDAKDNRRALFWRRIQYYISYGALSANRVPCPPRSGRSYYTHNCYRARGPVHPYHRGCSAITRCRR